The proteins below are encoded in one region of Clostridium pasteurianum DSM 525 = ATCC 6013:
- the feoB gene encoding ferrous iron transport protein B, which translates to MSIKIALAGNPNSGKTTMFNDLTGSSQYVGNWPGVTVEKKEGKLKGHKDVIIQDLPGIYSLSPYTLEEVVSRNYLINEKPDAIINIIDGTNIERNLYLSTQLVEIGIPVVMAVNMIDVVRKNGDTIDLKKLKETLGCEVVETSALKGIGSKEVAQKAIELAKAKNIFSSIHTFSKDVEDALTKIQDVIQNHINNLNLRWVAIKLFERDEKIHEQLSLSSDLKEKINSIIEVYEEKLDDDGESIITNERYLYISKVIKQAVHKKYRGKHTTSDKIDGIVTNRWLGLPIFAGVMFLVYYLAVSSIGSIGTDWVNDVLFGEIVPNAVGNFLTAIGTAEWLNSLILDGIVAGVGAVLGFLPQMLVLFFCLSILEDCGYMARIAFIMDRIFRKFGLSGKSFIPILIGTGCGVPGIMSTRTIENQHDRRMTIIVTTFIPCGAKLPIIALIAGALFPGSVWVAPSAYFVGIAAIIISGIMLKKTKLFSGTPAPFVMELPTYHIPGIKNVLIHMWDRSKHFVQKAGTVILLATVGVWFLSTFSWNLAMVDAEDSILASIGRVIAVIFAPLGWGNWRAAVATITGLIAKENVVGTFGILYGFAEVAEDGAEVWGTLHASFTQVAAYSFLVFNLLCAPCFAAIGAVRNEMGSAKWTWFAIGYQTVFAYAVALIINQVGSLVTGGSFGFGTVVAFALILVLIYLLFRKPSKTSHNEIGNSIDSEKEAVM; encoded by the coding sequence TTGTCAATTAAAATTGCTCTTGCAGGTAATCCAAACAGTGGTAAGACAACTATGTTCAATGATTTGACTGGAAGCTCACAGTACGTAGGTAACTGGCCAGGGGTAACTGTAGAAAAAAAAGAAGGTAAACTTAAAGGACACAAAGATGTTATTATTCAGGATTTACCAGGAATATATTCCCTTTCTCCATATACTTTGGAGGAAGTGGTTTCAAGAAATTATCTAATCAACGAAAAACCAGATGCTATTATTAATATTATTGATGGTACTAACATAGAAAGAAATCTATATTTAAGCACACAACTTGTAGAAATTGGTATACCAGTTGTCATGGCTGTAAACATGATTGATGTTGTCCGTAAAAATGGAGATACTATAGATTTAAAAAAATTAAAGGAAACCCTTGGCTGTGAAGTTGTTGAAACATCCGCATTAAAGGGCATTGGTTCTAAGGAAGTAGCCCAAAAGGCAATAGAACTTGCAAAAGCTAAAAATATTTTTTCTTCAATTCATACTTTTTCAAAAGACGTAGAGGATGCTCTTACAAAAATTCAAGACGTTATTCAAAACCATATAAATAATTTAAATCTTCGTTGGGTGGCTATAAAGTTATTTGAGCGAGATGAGAAAATTCACGAACAACTATCCCTTTCTTCTGATTTAAAAGAAAAAATCAACAGCATTATTGAAGTTTATGAAGAAAAACTTGATGATGATGGCGAAAGTATTATAACTAATGAACGTTATTTGTATATCAGTAAGGTTATAAAACAAGCTGTACATAAGAAGTACAGAGGTAAGCACACAACTTCCGATAAAATAGACGGGATTGTTACAAACAGATGGCTTGGACTTCCTATTTTTGCAGGAGTAATGTTCCTTGTATATTATCTTGCAGTTTCATCCATTGGATCCATAGGAACTGATTGGGTAAATGATGTGTTGTTTGGTGAAATTGTTCCAAATGCTGTAGGAAATTTCTTAACAGCAATAGGTACTGCTGAGTGGCTTAATTCTCTTATCTTAGATGGTATTGTAGCTGGTGTGGGTGCTGTACTTGGATTCTTACCTCAAATGCTTGTGCTATTTTTCTGCCTTTCCATATTAGAGGATTGTGGATATATGGCTCGTATCGCATTTATCATGGATCGTATATTTAGAAAATTTGGATTGTCAGGTAAGTCGTTTATTCCAATATTAATTGGTACAGGATGTGGTGTTCCTGGTATTATGTCAACACGTACAATTGAAAATCAACATGATAGAAGAATGACTATTATCGTTACTACTTTTATTCCTTGTGGTGCAAAACTTCCTATTATAGCTCTTATTGCAGGTGCTTTATTCCCTGGATCTGTATGGGTAGCTCCTTCAGCTTACTTTGTTGGGATCGCAGCAATTATTATATCAGGTATTATGCTGAAAAAAACAAAGCTTTTCTCAGGAACTCCTGCTCCTTTTGTAATGGAACTTCCAACATATCATATTCCAGGAATTAAAAATGTTCTTATTCACATGTGGGATCGTTCAAAGCACTTTGTACAAAAAGCAGGAACTGTAATATTACTTGCTACAGTTGGTGTGTGGTTCTTAAGTACTTTCAGCTGGAATCTTGCAATGGTAGATGCAGAAGACTCCATACTTGCTTCTATAGGACGTGTAATTGCAGTTATATTTGCACCACTTGGATGGGGGAACTGGAGAGCAGCAGTGGCTACTATAACAGGACTTATTGCTAAAGAAAATGTAGTTGGAACTTTTGGTATTCTCTATGGTTTTGCTGAAGTTGCTGAAGATGGAGCAGAGGTTTGGGGAACCCTCCATGCATCTTTCACCCAGGTAGCTGCTTATAGTTTCCTTGTATTCAATTTGTTATGTGCACCTTGTTTTGCTGCTATTGGTGCAGTTCGTAATGAAATGGGTTCAGCAAAATGGACTTGGTTCGCTATTGGATATCAAACTGTATTTGCCTATGCAGTAGCATTGATTATAAATCAGGTAGGTTCGTTGGTTACAGGCGGTAGTTTTGGATTTGGAACAGTAGTAGCTTTTGCTTTAATTCTTGTATTGATTTATTTATTATTTAGAAAGCCAAGTAAAACTTCTCATAATGAAATTGGTAATTCTATAGATAGTGAAAAGGAAGCGGTGATGTAA
- a CDS encoding FeoB-associated Cys-rich membrane protein has translation MSTFIVGVIVIGLIGFSGYKVYKSHKNGGGCGCSGGCDGSSDCCKH, from the coding sequence ATGTCTACATTTATAGTTGGCGTAATTGTTATTGGACTTATAGGATTTTCAGGATATAAGGTATATAAATCTCACAAAAATGGAGGTGGCTGCGGCTGCTCTGGTGGTTGTGATGGTTCTAGTGATTGTTGTAAACATTAA
- a CDS encoding Fur family transcriptional regulator, whose amino-acid sequence MYTIDDIDYIRSKLKNNGYKLTRQRFQIINVINKNKKHMSIDEIYSKVKRKNIGLSTVYRNVIILEKVGILKCINISNSNYYEIECTGEHKVHVHAQCTECNKLIDIDESKLFKNWEIIMGKMEQNYNITVDSISMVVSSVCNKCSDSSDTWQDQIINK is encoded by the coding sequence ATGTATACCATAGATGATATTGATTATATAAGATCAAAATTAAAAAATAATGGATATAAGCTTACAAGGCAGAGGTTTCAGATAATAAATGTTATTAATAAAAATAAAAAACACATGAGTATTGATGAGATATACAGTAAAGTTAAAAGAAAAAATATAGGTCTTAGCACTGTTTACAGAAATGTTATTATACTTGAAAAAGTTGGAATATTAAAGTGCATAAATATATCTAATTCCAATTACTATGAGATAGAATGTACTGGAGAACATAAAGTCCATGTACATGCACAGTGTACAGAGTGTAATAAGTTAATAGATATAGATGAAAGCAAATTATTTAAAAATTGGGAAATAATTATGGGAAAAATGGAACAGAATTACAATATCACAGTAGATAGTATAAGTATGGTGGTATCTAGTGTATGCAATAAATGCAGTGATTCTAGTGATACTTGGCAAGATCAGATTATAAATAAGTAA
- a CDS encoding AI-2E family transporter, with the protein MQKIISIIVIAVLLYWGLQNLSTVSSFFSRTFQILTPFLLGMCMAFVLNVPMRIIEKKLFSYNLKSKKNINDKIKRPISILLTIIFILAIIILVTGIVIPELIDTISTLSTNVSNSILKLQGLYNRLMLKLPEIIPINTINNINWDEINKTALDFLKIGTTNILGLTVSIASSIFSGILNFILGLVFAIYILIQKEKLSKQFKKIMYAYLPEGKVDRILYILRLSSKIFSNFISGQCLEAVILGAMFFISMTILGLPYALIIGVLISFTALIPLVGGFIGLFVGTFLILVSDPVKALWFIILFFILQQIEGNLIYPRVVGNSVGLPAIWVLAAITLLGSTFGIVGMLVSVPVFSVIYTLLREDVYPRLKAKKISPEKLK; encoded by the coding sequence ATGCAAAAAATTATTTCAATTATAGTAATAGCTGTTTTACTATATTGGGGATTACAAAATCTTTCAACTGTGTCGAGTTTTTTTAGCAGAACTTTTCAAATACTAACTCCCTTTTTACTAGGTATGTGTATGGCCTTTGTCCTTAACGTACCCATGAGAATAATTGAGAAAAAACTATTTTCTTATAATTTAAAAAGTAAAAAGAACATAAATGATAAAATCAAACGTCCTATAAGTATTTTATTGACAATTATATTTATACTGGCCATTATAATACTCGTTACTGGTATCGTTATTCCAGAATTAATTGATACCATTAGCACCCTTAGTACAAATGTATCAAATTCTATTTTAAAACTTCAAGGGTTATATAATAGACTGATGTTAAAACTGCCTGAAATAATTCCCATAAACACCATAAACAATATCAACTGGGATGAAATCAATAAAACAGCTCTTGATTTTCTAAAAATTGGTACTACTAATATTTTAGGCTTAACTGTAAGTATAGCTAGCTCTATATTCAGTGGTATTCTCAATTTTATTTTAGGCCTTGTGTTTGCAATTTATATTTTAATTCAAAAAGAAAAACTTTCAAAGCAATTTAAGAAAATTATGTATGCCTATTTACCAGAAGGAAAAGTAGATAGAATTCTATATATACTAAGACTTTCAAGTAAAATTTTTTCAAACTTTATATCTGGTCAATGTCTTGAGGCAGTAATTTTAGGGGCTATGTTCTTTATAAGTATGACTATATTGGGCTTACCTTATGCCTTAATAATAGGAGTATTAATATCTTTTACGGCATTAATTCCTCTAGTAGGAGGTTTTATAGGATTATTTGTAGGAACCTTTCTAATTTTGGTATCGGATCCTGTAAAGGCCCTATGGTTTATAATCTTATTTTTCATACTGCAGCAAATAGAAGGTAATCTAATATATCCAAGAGTAGTAGGAAATTCTGTAGGTCTGCCTGCTATTTGGGTATTGGCTGCAATAACACTGCTTGGAAGCACTTTTGGTATTGTGGGAATGCTGGTAAGTGTACCCGTATTTTCAGTAATATATACTCTTTTAAGAGAAGATGTTTATCCGAGACTAAAAGCAAAAAAAATTTCACCTGAAAAGTTAAAATAG
- the queD gene encoding 6-carboxytetrahydropterin synthase QueD — protein MFTYEVIKKVKFDAAHFIPEYKGKCRNIHGHTWFVEAGVKGNKLENGMLFDFTILKKELKSICDEFDHKFLNELEEFKELAPTAENIGRVIYEKIEDKLDKGLELSFIKVFENPDSWVTVTKD, from the coding sequence ATGTTTACTTATGAAGTGATTAAAAAGGTGAAATTTGATGCAGCACATTTTATTCCTGAATATAAGGGTAAGTGTAGAAATATCCATGGACATACTTGGTTTGTAGAAGCAGGGGTAAAGGGCAATAAATTAGAAAATGGAATGCTATTTGATTTTACAATTCTAAAGAAAGAATTGAAGAGCATTTGTGATGAATTCGATCATAAATTTTTAAATGAATTAGAAGAATTTAAAGAGCTTGCTCCAACGGCAGAAAATATAGGAAGAGTTATATATGAAAAAATTGAAGATAAGCTTGATAAGGGCTTAGAACTCAGCTTTATAAAAGTTTTTGAAAATCCTGATTCTTGGGTTACTGTAACTAAGGATTAA
- a CDS encoding 7-carboxy-7-deazaguanine synthase QueE, producing MPQRAYIKEIFKSIQGEAEYVGYEQIFVRFIGCNIKCNYCDTDINKSEHLKFYKNWDLNNYESVKNPVSPEELIKLIEKLDPENSVHSISLTGGEPLINIDFLKEFLPKFKRARDTKIFLETNGTLAEELSGIAEYVDIVSMDLKLASYLEDKKNLMNEHRLFLKQCVENNIATYVKVVIDNNFNQEELNNYLALVEPYRNNIKVYIQPMMQGDKMLVNSEKLRAAFELCKSKGLVPRIIPQIHKMLSLN from the coding sequence ATGCCGCAAAGAGCCTATATAAAGGAAATATTTAAATCAATACAGGGTGAAGCTGAATATGTAGGTTATGAACAGATATTTGTAAGATTTATAGGCTGCAATATAAAATGCAATTATTGTGATACAGACATAAATAAATCTGAACATTTAAAGTTTTATAAAAATTGGGATTTGAATAATTATGAGTCAGTTAAAAATCCAGTAAGTCCAGAGGAACTCATAAAGCTCATAGAAAAATTAGATCCTGAAAACAGTGTTCACTCTATCAGTCTTACTGGAGGAGAGCCTTTAATTAACATAGATTTTTTAAAAGAATTTTTACCTAAATTTAAAAGAGCCAGGGATACTAAAATATTTTTAGAAACTAATGGGACTTTAGCAGAGGAGCTTAGCGGCATAGCTGAATATGTAGATATTGTATCCATGGATTTAAAGCTGGCAAGTTATCTAGAAGATAAGAAGAATTTAATGAATGAACATAGATTATTCTTAAAGCAGTGCGTGGAAAATAATATAGCAACTTATGTAAAAGTAGTTATAGATAATAATTTCAATCAGGAAGAGTTAAATAATTATTTGGCATTAGTGGAGCCCTACAGGAACAATATAAAGGTATATATTCAACCTATGATGCAGGGGGATAAGATGCTTGTAAATTCAGAAAAATTAAGAGCTGCCTTTGAACTTTGTAAAAGTAAGGGATTGGTTCCAAGGATAATACCTCAAATACATAAGATGCTATCTTTAAATTAA
- a CDS encoding HD-GYP domain-containing protein, whose amino-acid sequence MENNKKTIKVKDLKEGMILVNPIKYDNIVLVEKGIPLTNKLIEKLREKYIYSHIEIYYELEEYTQKDLIKIEEDFIKLTFNLEKLFSKANKLDSIDMEDIRSFSAKIKESLYFTDSIIKNIVLYGSGKDSIYRHGVNVAALSLILGKWIGLDDKQLNLLTYASILHDFGKTKIDNSIINKVDKLTLNEINKLRTHPIIGYQLINKINFLDKSVANSILMHHEREDGSGYPLRLKADKIHPFAKIIAIADTFDAINSNRAYRSRKKPFEALQIIKEDSIGKLDYNYCTIFLNHMINYYMGENVLLSDDRVCKIIQIHKNDFLRPLLLSEDGFIDLKDNKDLYVKQLFLDTKYL is encoded by the coding sequence ATGGAAAATAATAAAAAAACTATAAAAGTTAAAGATTTAAAAGAAGGCATGATACTTGTTAATCCCATAAAATATGATAACATTGTACTTGTAGAAAAGGGAATACCTTTAACAAACAAATTAATAGAAAAATTAAGAGAAAAATATATTTACAGTCATATTGAAATATATTATGAACTAGAAGAATATACTCAAAAGGATTTAATCAAAATAGAAGAAGATTTTATTAAACTTACTTTTAATTTGGAAAAATTATTTTCTAAAGCCAATAAATTAGATTCAATAGACATGGAAGACATTAGAAGTTTTTCTGCTAAAATAAAAGAATCCCTATACTTTACAGATTCTATTATAAAAAATATTGTGCTTTATGGCAGCGGTAAAGACAGCATTTACAGGCATGGGGTTAATGTGGCAGCCCTAAGTTTAATACTTGGAAAATGGATTGGACTAGATGATAAACAATTAAATTTACTTACTTATGCATCCATATTGCATGATTTTGGAAAAACTAAAATAGATAATTCTATTATAAATAAAGTAGATAAATTGACCCTTAATGAAATAAATAAATTAAGGACTCATCCTATAATAGGCTATCAACTCATAAACAAAATAAACTTTTTGGACAAATCAGTAGCTAATTCCATACTTATGCATCATGAAAGAGAAGATGGATCAGGATATCCTTTGAGATTAAAAGCTGATAAAATTCATCCTTTTGCAAAAATAATTGCTATTGCTGATACCTTTGATGCAATTAATTCCAATAGAGCCTATAGATCAAGAAAGAAGCCTTTTGAAGCATTGCAGATAATTAAAGAAGACAGTATAGGAAAGCTTGATTACAATTACTGTACAATATTTTTGAATCACATGATTAATTATTATATGGGTGAGAATGTATTACTCAGTGATGATAGAGTATGTAAAATAATACAAATACATAAAAATGATTTTTTAAGGCCTTTATTATTATCAGAAGACGGTTTCATAGATTTAAAAGATAATAAAGACTTATACGTAAAACAGTTATTTCTAGATACTAAATACTTATAG
- a CDS encoding PilZ domain-containing protein, whose product MKNNYNNNYQFNRNSIFKKNKRIYKRLKYNDTIIITSINGEKTNLKLQGINLSISGIGFVSRSKFEINDVLEVIFKYDKITIPAIVQVMHISIYDNGYFIGGQFVALHNTYIEILKQELS is encoded by the coding sequence ATGAAAAATAATTATAATAATAACTATCAATTTAACAGAAACAGTATATTTAAAAAAAATAAAAGAATTTATAAAAGACTTAAGTATAATGATACTATAATTATAACCAGTATAAACGGTGAAAAAACTAATTTAAAGCTGCAGGGAATAAACCTATCCATTTCAGGAATAGGCTTTGTATCTAGAAGCAAATTTGAAATAAATGATGTGCTTGAGGTAATATTTAAATATGATAAAATAACTATACCAGCAATAGTGCAGGTAATGCATATAAGTATATATGACAATGGATACTTTATAGGTGGTCAGTTTGTTGCGTTGCATAATACTTATATAGAAATTCTAAAACAGGAACTATCTTAG
- a CDS encoding permease, giving the protein MKNLLEKRASRGTSPAILIILLPIGMLLLLIMASLKNQFSLIIQNTIVQSFTTIFLSIILEAIPFIIIGVFISSLIQIFVSEETISKILPKNKFVGIFLAGIIGIVFPVCECAIVPIVRRLLKKGMPLYIGITFMLSVPIINPVVLVSTYYAFLGNPYMVLLRAGIGCTSAMLIGFIISKIEPENKIQENRQVVTRQNLCNRWIYNLNTDKTKNKVDFHIHDAIHHHEHGGECSCGHDHSKSGKNMSIADSVVDILEHTSSELRSVGKFVIAGAFLSSIMQVVLPRKYMLSIGHNTIISIVIMIALAYLLSVCSETDAFIARSFAAQFSSGSIIAFLVFGPMMDIKNTIMLSQAFKAKFIMKLTILIFIAAFAGGIIVNMAGVKI; this is encoded by the coding sequence GTGAAAAATTTGTTAGAGAAAAGAGCCAGCAGAGGAACAAGTCCAGCCATATTAATTATTTTATTGCCAATAGGTATGCTTTTACTTTTAATTATGGCATCACTTAAAAATCAATTCAGTTTAATAATACAGAACACAATAGTCCAAAGCTTTACAACTATATTCTTAAGTATAATTCTAGAGGCCATTCCATTTATAATAATTGGAGTTTTCATATCTTCGTTAATTCAGATTTTTGTATCTGAAGAAACTATATCTAAAATACTGCCTAAAAATAAATTTGTAGGAATTTTTTTGGCGGGAATCATAGGAATAGTATTTCCAGTATGTGAATGTGCCATAGTTCCCATAGTTAGAAGATTATTAAAAAAGGGAATGCCTTTATACATAGGAATCACCTTCATGCTATCAGTTCCAATAATAAATCCTGTAGTACTGGTATCAACTTATTATGCCTTTCTTGGAAATCCATATATGGTTTTATTGAGGGCAGGTATAGGGTGCACTAGTGCTATGCTTATTGGATTTATAATAAGTAAAATTGAACCTGAAAATAAGATCCAAGAAAATAGACAAGTTGTTACCAGACAGAATCTATGTAATCGCTGGATATATAATTTAAATACGGATAAAACTAAAAATAAAGTAGATTTCCACATACATGATGCAATTCATCATCATGAGCATGGAGGAGAATGCAGCTGTGGTCATGATCACAGTAAATCTGGAAAAAATATGAGTATTGCAGATTCCGTTGTGGATATACTGGAACATACTAGCAGCGAACTTCGCAGTGTGGGGAAATTTGTTATAGCAGGAGCTTTTTTATCTTCAATAATGCAGGTGGTACTCCCTAGAAAATATATGTTATCCATAGGTCATAATACTATTATTTCAATTGTAATTATGATAGCTTTGGCATATTTGTTATCTGTTTGTTCAGAAACAGATGCCTTTATTGCAAGAAGCTTTGCAGCACAATTCAGCAGCGGTTCCATAATAGCATTTTTAGTCTTTGGTCCAATGATGGATATAAAAAATACCATCATGCTAAGCCAAGCCTTTAAGGCAAAATTTATTATGAAGCTGACAATATTGATATTTATAGCAGCTTTTGCTGGAGGAATTATTGTAAATATGGCAGGGGTTAAAATATAG
- a CDS encoding TIGR03943 family putative permease subunit, which produces MFKINIKELKWFIILFGFSYCLYYLISSKKIYLFIHPRLTIYMYFSLFIFIILTLLQIKKIFKVKNENMKAASSIFLLPLILIYLVNPQGINAQMVSQKGFSTNASLTGNLEANKTSAVKTKANADVDLQVSDDTMQGGNININEQNYSDVVNEITYNMNKYKGRTIKINGFVYTDNTFPKNTFVIGRMLIICCAADAEMVGLAFKMDKPVIQKDQWVEITGVLDTMANFDKEDTDNRTIPFIKVTAVKPIQKPSNPYVYLKASGN; this is translated from the coding sequence ATGTTTAAAATAAATATTAAAGAATTGAAGTGGTTTATAATATTATTTGGTTTCTCTTACTGCCTATATTATCTTATTTCCAGTAAAAAGATATATCTTTTTATTCATCCAAGACTTACTATTTATATGTATTTTTCATTATTTATCTTTATAATATTGACTCTGCTTCAGATAAAAAAGATATTTAAGGTGAAAAACGAAAATATGAAGGCAGCTTCCAGCATATTTTTACTTCCTTTGATTTTAATATATCTGGTAAATCCTCAGGGAATAAATGCTCAGATGGTATCACAAAAGGGATTTTCTACCAATGCATCTTTGACAGGAAATTTAGAAGCCAATAAAACTTCTGCTGTGAAAACTAAAGCTAATGCTGATGTTGATTTACAAGTCAGTGATGATACAATGCAAGGAGGAAATATAAATATAAATGAGCAGAATTATTCCGATGTAGTAAATGAAATAACCTATAATATGAATAAATATAAAGGAAGAACTATAAAAATCAATGGTTTTGTATATACAGATAATACTTTCCCAAAGAATACTTTTGTAATTGGACGAATGCTTATAATATGCTGTGCAGCAGATGCAGAAATGGTGGGACTCGCCTTTAAAATGGATAAACCTGTAATTCAAAAGGATCAGTGGGTAGAGATTACCGGGGTACTGGATACTATGGCTAACTTTGATAAGGAAGATACAGATAATAGGACTATACCCTTTATTAAGGTTACTGCTGTGAAACCAATTCAGAAGCCAAGTAACCCCTATGTATATCTAAAAGCTTCTGGTAATTAA
- a CDS encoding nitroreductase family protein, with product MDTIRAINERRSIRSFKSNLIPAESIEKLLEIATKSPSAKNRQPWRFVVLQGNKKDKLVEIMTNTAKDHREKGLEIGSLELSTNSINESSTIILVFNAFSNTEKDYNRHKLLVDTQSIGAAIENMILGAEDMGLATLWICDIFYSDKDICDWLDKKEELVAAVAIGYGNQHPHKRPRKDWREITEW from the coding sequence ATGGATACTATAAGAGCAATAAATGAGAGAAGAAGTATAAGAAGTTTTAAAAGTAATTTAATCCCCGCAGAAAGTATAGAAAAACTTCTGGAGATAGCCACTAAATCTCCTTCTGCAAAAAATCGTCAGCCTTGGAGATTTGTTGTACTGCAGGGAAACAAAAAAGATAAATTAGTAGAAATTATGACTAACACAGCTAAAGATCACAGGGAAAAAGGATTGGAAATTGGTAGCCTTGAGCTAAGTACTAATTCAATTAATGAGTCCTCTACCATAATTCTTGTATTTAATGCTTTTTCCAATACTGAAAAAGATTATAATAGGCATAAATTACTTGTAGATACTCAATCCATAGGAGCTGCAATTGAAAATATGATTTTAGGGGCAGAGGATATGGGCCTGGCTACACTTTGGATTTGTGACATATTTTATTCTGATAAAGACATATGTGATTGGCTGGACAAAAAAGAAGAACTTGTAGCAGCAGTTGCTATAGGTTATGGAAATCAGCATCCCCATAAAAGACCAAGGAAGGATTGGAGAGAGATTACCGAGTGGTAA
- a CDS encoding carbohydrate ABC transporter permease, translating into MEKAAEQLEEVSKSDYFTGTQVAEKKKKLSFLEPYMYLLPCLIVFIGFTYFPFFKTIYISLFNTNAQGDISSFAGMSNYLELFKSPSFINSILVTLKFVVVTTVPSIFIGLILALLADNKLKLKGIFNTLYAMPLAVSSSSAAVIWLLLFNPSIGFINFLLKRNIEWLTSPFWGFIAVSIVCIWLRSCMNFIFITAGLKNIPKELNESAAIDGANYFQRLKNIILPCLSPTLFFVLVINFITSFQTFGEINIMTKGGPGEATNVLVHSIYKDAFFNNKLGLASAQSIVLFFIILIITLVQFRYEKKKVFYQ; encoded by the coding sequence ATGGAAAAAGCAGCAGAGCAGTTAGAAGAAGTATCCAAATCGGATTACTTTACTGGAACTCAAGTTGCAGAGAAGAAAAAAAAGTTAAGTTTTCTGGAACCCTATATGTACTTGCTTCCCTGCCTTATAGTTTTTATAGGATTTACTTATTTTCCTTTTTTTAAAACTATATATATAAGTTTATTTAATACAAATGCCCAGGGAGATATAAGTTCTTTTGCAGGTATGTCCAATTACTTGGAGCTATTCAAATCACCAAGTTTTATAAACAGTATACTGGTTACTTTGAAATTTGTAGTAGTAACTACCGTACCATCTATTTTTATAGGACTTATTCTGGCGCTTTTAGCTGATAATAAGCTGAAACTAAAGGGGATTTTTAATACTTTATATGCTATGCCTCTGGCAGTATCGTCTTCATCAGCGGCAGTAATATGGCTGCTTTTATTTAATCCAAGTATTGGTTTTATAAATTTCTTATTAAAGAGAAATATAGAATGGCTTACAAGTCCATTTTGGGGATTCATTGCAGTATCTATAGTGTGTATTTGGCTTAGAAGCTGTATGAATTTCATATTTATAACTGCAGGACTTAAGAATATACCAAAAGAGTTAAATGAAAGTGCAGCTATAGATGGAGCAAATTATTTTCAGCGTTTAAAGAATATAATATTACCTTGTCTGTCTCCAACACTTTTCTTTGTACTGGTAATAAATTTTATAACATCCTTTCAGACCTTTGGAGAAATAAACATAATGACCAAAGGTGGACCAGGAGAAGCTACTAATGTGTTGGTGCATTCCATATATAAAGATGCATTTTTTAATAATAAATTGGGACTGGCAAGTGCCCAGTCAATAGTTCTATTTTTCATAATTCTTATAATAACTCTAGTACAATTCAGATATGAAAAGAAAAAGGTATTTTATCAATAA